One Pseudodesulfovibrio alkaliphilus DNA segment encodes these proteins:
- a CDS encoding DnaJ domain-containing protein, with protein MTLQECYRILRLDTGADLDAVKSSFRRLAFQYHPDISSEPGANERFREVNEAYVTARKLLEETNGNATAHSTNQRAEKPTTSRSQGARAYSRQQRQKPKPPPEANSTRSRHQQFYYKEEEVLRTILGDPFARKVFEDIYSQIRKERPGYKGPLELKKRKLQLHFGNRTLSLDLARGFGETVKSWFKGQMDHEQTVFFPASTLIPGRKVRISVEQTFSDGPKTIEVTLPRDFMVGRPIRLKGLGRKLGPLKGDLLLKILAR; from the coding sequence ATGACCCTTCAGGAATGCTACCGGATACTCCGACTCGATACGGGCGCGGACCTTGACGCGGTCAAATCCTCCTTTCGCCGCCTTGCCTTCCAGTATCATCCGGACATCAGTTCCGAACCCGGCGCGAACGAACGCTTTCGCGAGGTCAACGAAGCGTATGTGACTGCCCGGAAGCTGCTTGAGGAGACCAACGGAAACGCTACGGCCCATAGCACCAACCAACGGGCCGAGAAACCGACTACAAGCCGCTCCCAGGGAGCTCGCGCCTATTCCAGGCAGCAGCGCCAAAAACCCAAGCCGCCGCCAGAGGCCAACTCGACCCGCTCCAGGCACCAGCAGTTTTATTACAAGGAAGAGGAAGTTCTTCGGACCATCCTGGGCGACCCCTTTGCCCGCAAGGTTTTCGAGGACATCTACAGCCAGATAAGAAAGGAGCGCCCCGGCTACAAGGGGCCGTTGGAACTGAAAAAACGCAAATTGCAACTGCACTTCGGCAACCGTACCCTGAGCCTCGACCTCGCCCGTGGATTCGGTGAAACGGTCAAATCCTGGTTCAAGGGACAGATGGATCACGAGCAGACCGTTTTTTTTCCGGCATCCACCCTCATTCCTGGCCGCAAGGTACGCATTTCCGTGGAACAGACTTTTTCGGACGGTCCCAAAACCATTGAAGTCACACTGCCCCGCGACTTCATGGTCGGCCGCCCTATCAGGCTCAAGGGCCTTGGGCGCAAGCTCGGCCCCCTCAAGGGCGACCTGTTGCTGAAAATACTCGCCCGATAG
- a CDS encoding YkgJ family cysteine cluster protein has protein sequence MSETAFECRMCGHCCQGEGGIVLTDTDRERLADHLGIDQDELVRRYTRERCGKIHLICGDDGYCVFFDQGCGVHPGRPDICRAWPYFRGNLVDETSWKMIQEYCPGINADAGHAEFVRQGRRYLHDKGLLRYDPDTSPNALICDD, from the coding sequence GTGAGCGAGACGGCTTTCGAATGCCGCATGTGCGGCCATTGCTGCCAGGGAGAGGGCGGCATCGTGCTCACCGACACTGACCGGGAGCGGCTGGCCGACCATCTGGGCATCGACCAGGACGAACTGGTACGTCGCTACACACGGGAGCGCTGCGGCAAGATCCACCTGATTTGCGGTGACGACGGCTATTGCGTCTTCTTTGACCAAGGGTGCGGGGTGCACCCCGGCAGGCCGGACATCTGCCGGGCCTGGCCCTATTTCCGCGGCAACCTCGTGGACGAAACGAGTTGGAAAATGATCCAGGAGTATTGCCCGGGGATCAACGCGGATGCGGGCCACGCCGAATTTGTGCGCCAAGGCAGACGCTATTTGCACGACAAGGGTCTTTTGCGGTATGATCCCGACACATCGCCCAACGCCTTGATCTGCGACGACTGA